The window GCACCGGTATCGATCGTCGACGGGACGTCGAACATCGTCGAGACCTTTTCCTTCGACGCGACGCCCATGAACGTCGTGCCGTGGGTTCTCGCGTAGAACACGTGTCCGGTCGAGTTGTTCGTGATTCTCACGAGCGGGTAGTTCGTCGCCGACTGCGCGTCGTCGCCGTACATGTTCGTCTGCGAGACGCCGTTGAATCCTTTTCCACTGATCTGATACGTGTTGCCGTGGGTGAGGGTCGTCGGCACCTTCGAGATGTGCGGCGCGTACTTGTGACCGCCTTTGCGGCTTGACGTATAGACCTCGATATCCGTCGAGCCGTCGATCTCGAGAACTTGGCCCGTCGGGAGCACCATGAGGCGAATGTTATACGTCGAGTCGTTCGGCGCGTCGGGCGGCGCGGTGATCTGCTTGAGCTTCTTGCCGTTGAACAGGTAGAACAGCGCCGGCGCTTGATAGAGGCCGGGACTCGCCGGAATCATCACTTGGCCGTCCGTCAGAAGCGCCGAGGGGCCGTCTGCAACGTCGAGCTGCTGTCCGCTGACGACCGGGAAGGTTGGACCCTGGACGAACGTCGCGCTTTTCGAGTTATAGATCGCGGTATAGCCGCTCGCGCCGGCGACGAAAACCGTGCCGTCGGGACGCAGCGTGGACGGCCCGATCTCTTCTCCGGAAGTCAGGTTCACGGGCGCCGCAGTCGTCGAGGTCCACGTATTCGACTTCTCGCTGTACAGCTGCGCGCCGGGCTCGGAGATAACGTTCACGACGAACACGTCGCTGTTAGGAAGCAGCGCCCAGCCTTCTTCGCTGTTCGCATCGGTCTTGCCGTTGCCGGGCCCGGTCTGCGTCCACGAGAGCGACGTCTCGTTGAGGAGCGCCTGATACGTGTAGCAGCAGTTGCCGATCATATACGTGCCGTCGTCGAGAACGACGCTCTGACCGTCGCCGATCGATCCCCAGCCGCTCGGCGCCGCGACGGCGGTCCAGCTGTTGGCGACCGGATCGTAGATCGCGCCCAGCGGCGTCTCGACGGGGCTGCACGAACCGCCGTTATACTCGCCGCCGTTGACCATGACTTTTCCGTCTGCGAGTACCGCTGAGGCAAAGTAGAGCGGTCCGTAGTTCGACGGCATCGACGCCATCTTCGTCCACGTGCCGTTGACGTAGTTGCCGGTCTGATCCGGCTTGAGGCTATACCAGTTCGGCGTGCAGTAGTCGTGAACGAGGATCGTGCCGTCGGTCATCTGCAGCGGCGTATCCGGACCGTTCGTCCACGAGGGAGCCGACGCGATCTCTTGCCAGCCGGCCGCGCGCGCGCGTTCGCGCTCGGCCGCGGTGATGCGGTGCCGGTGCGCCGGCGGGCGCGGCGGCGTATGCGCGAGCCGCAGGAAACGCGGCTTGCCGGGCTCCGGCGCCGGCAGATGCGCGGCATACGGCGGGGCCGCTACGTTCGAAGTCGTCGCCGGCGTCGTGGCGCTCCCGCCGCTGCACGCCGTGAAGAGCAGCGCCGCGGCGGCGCCTGAAAGAAAAACCTGGGTGCGTTGCATGATACCTCCGAGTGCGTGGGTCACGAGCGCCGCGTGACGCGGTGCAAGGTCCGCGCCTTCGGGGGAGAACGGAGCTCGGTCGTGATTAGCGCTTTCTGCGTCCGCTCGCTTTGCGGGCTACGGCCTTGCGCACCGCCGTCTTCTTTGCTGCCTTCTTGCGGGCGCCGCCGCCGCGAGTGCCGCGCTTTGCCATGACGGCGTCGCGCAGCGCCTTTGCGGCCAAAAACTTGAAGACGCGCTTCGCCGGGACTTTCACTTGCTCGCCGGTTGCGGGGTTGCGGGCCATGCGGGCCGCGCGATCGCGCACTTTGAATTGACCGAAGCCCGGGATCTTGACGGGCTCGCCGGCGATTACCGAAGCTTCGATGTCTTCGAACACGCCGTCAATGAGTGCGACCGCGTCCTTGCGCGAAATCTCGAGGCGATCGAGCGCCGAGCGCACCAAATCTACTTTGTTCATCTGGTCCTTTCGTGTGAAAAAAGCAGCCGTTTTCTACGAAATGCTTCGCGCTGCTTGCTACGAGATGATGATGGACTCCTTGTTTGAAATCCGGCTCCAATGGCCGCCAAGGTCGTGATTTTTCAGCCCGGGCCGCTGCGCGGCGAGGTCGGCGTTCCCGGGGATAAGTCGATCTCCCATCGGGCGCTCATCGCCGGCGCCTGCTGCAACGAGCCGTTGCGCATCGCTCGGCTCAACCAGGGGCGCGACGTGCTTGCGACGCGCGAGGCGCTGACGGCGCTCGGCGCGCGCATCGAAGCCGATGGCGACGGCGTCGTCGTCCACGGCGGGCGATTGCACTCGCCGCCGGGCGCCCTGGAGTGCATGAACTCGGGCTCGACGGCGAGGATGCTCCTTGGCGTCTGCGCCGGCGCGAACGTAGCCGCTCGCTTCGATGGGGACGAATCCTTGCGATCCCGTCCGATGGAGCCCGTCGCCGCACAACTGCGAGCGTTCGGAGCGAGAATCGAGACGACGGGAGGTCGGCTCCCGCTCGCGATCGCCGGCACGCCGGAGATCGAGACGCGGCGCTTCATCCTGCTTGAACCCTCCGCCCAAGTGAAGTCCGCGCTGCTCTTTGCCGGTCTCTTCGCGGGCGTGAGCGTCGACGTGACCGGCGATCGCGGCTCGCGCGACCACACGGAGCGTCTCTTGCGCTACCTCGCCGCCGAGATCGAATGGAACGGCCGCGAGATCCGTCTGGGGGAGGCGCGTCCAGCGAGCAGGCCGATCGAGGTCGCCGGCGACTTCTCCGCCGCAGCCTTCCTCATAACGGCGGCGGCGGTGACGCCGGGGAGCTCGATCGTCGTGAGGGACGTCGGAACGAATCCAACCCGGACCGGCCTGCTCGACGCACTGCTCGCCATGGGGGCCGCGGTGGAGCTTCGGCGGCCGCGGACGCTCTGCGGCGAGCCCGTGGCGGACGTCGCCGTCGAATGGCGCCCACTCCGGGGCACGACGGTATCGGAGGGCGTCGCCCTCCGGGCGGTCGACGAGATCCCGCTCATCGCGGCCGCGGGCGCCTTCGCAGCGGGAGCTACTGCGATCTCCGGCGTCGCAGGTCTGCGGGCCAAAGAGTCGGATCGGATCGCCGCCATCGAGCGGCTGACGGCCGCCGTCGGCGTCGAGGCCAGTTTCGAGCGTGGAGTCCTGACCGTCCGCGGAGGCCGGCCCGCGCCGACCGGCGCCGCCATCGAGACGCAAGGCGACCACCGCATCGCCATGACGGCTGCGGTTCTGGCCTGCGGGGCGGGGCGGATATCGGCGGACGGCGAGGAGAGCCTCGACGTCAGTTTCCCGGGCTTTCGAGCGGCCTTGGACGGCCTGCAGCGGGGTTAGGCTGCGGGCTCCGCTTTGGCGGACGGCGAGGGCTTCGGCGGCTCTTCTTTCGGCTTCTCGGCCGCGGTATCGCTCTTGACGCTCGAGCCCGATGTCGATCCCCTCGAATCGGTTACGTAGAAGCCCGAGCCCTTGAACAGGACCGGGGCCGGATTGAAGACGCGGCGCAGGGGCGCCCCACAGGCCTCGCACGGCTCGCCGTAGGTCTCGTCGAAGCCGTGGCGCACCTCGTGGACGCGGCCGCACTTCGTGCAGGCATAGTCATAGAGCGGCATGGAGAGAGTATAGTTGTCTTAGCACTCGGGGTCAATGAGTGCTAGAAGTCGGCGAGGGCCGCCCCGTCCCGCTTGAACTCGACCAGGCCTTTGAAGTGCACGAGCGAGTCGTCGAGCGCGCTCGCCACGCGCCGCCCCCGCTGCCACCGGTCCAGAATCGCGCCGACGCGTCCGTGGTACGCCGGGTAGGCCAGGCGGACGTGGAGCCGTGAGGACGTCGTGCGCCGCTCGATTCTAAACTCGAGCCGCCGGCGAAGCGAGTATGCCCCGACGAGCGAGAGGCGGTAGTTGGAGATCAGGCCGTCGATCTCGTAAAGCTCCTCTTCCTCCCCGGGAAGCCACGAACGCAGCGCTACCTCGCTGCCGAGCCGTAACTCTGGCTCCGCGCCGGCACGGCGCGCGCTGCGTAGGAAGGAAAGCCACACCGGCCATTTTTCGACCGCGCAGAGCAGCGCGAACGCCTCTTCAGCGGGGCAATCGAGGTCGAGGCTGGCGGCGTGCGTTTGGAGTCCCGGTATGAATGCGTCGTCGCGAATCGCCATATCGGAAGAATTACTTTGCGCGTCGCGCACTCGCGTCCTTCGCCTGCGTATCCACAACGAAATGTGGATCGTTATGAACTGATTTCACCGCTCGTCACCCCGACGGCAAAAAGCGTTAACGTCTCAACGCCGAGCCGCAGCGCCGCCTCGTCGATCCGAAAGAGCGCGCTGTGACCCGGATGAATCGCTCCGGAAGATTCGCTGCGAACGCCGAGCCAGATCATGAGGCCGGGAACGCGCTCCGCGAAGTACGAGAAGTCTTCCGCGCCCATCGTCGGGGGCGCGTCCGCGAACCGCAGCGAGCTGCGCTCGCGCGCGTAGCGCGTAAAGCTCGCCGCGAGGCCGGCGTCGTTGACGACCGGCGGATAGCCGCGAATCACGCGTATCTCTACCTCGACGTTGTACGCCGACGCGACGCCCGTAACGATGCGGCGCAGGCGCGTTTCGAGTTCGTCGCGCACGACGGGATCGTGCGCGCGCAGCGTGCCGCTAAGCTTCACTTCGTCGGCGATGATGTTGTTGCGATACCCGCCCTCGATCGTGCCGACGGTAACGACCGCGCTCGCAAGAGGATCGCTTTCGCGCGCGACAATGTTCTGTAGCGCCAGCACGACCGCGGCGGCGGCGGGGATCGCGTCGATCGCACGGTGCGGGTAACCGCCGTGCCCTCCGCTGCCGTGAATCGTCAGGTGAAATTCGTCGGCAGATGCGTTTGCGGGGCCGTGCCGAACGCCGATCGTTCCGACGTCGAGCTTCGAGTCGACGTGCAGCATCGCGATCGCCTCGACGCCCCAGCGATCGAGCGCGCCTTCTTCGATCATCGGCAGCGCGCCGCCGGGACCTTCTTCGGCCGGCTGGAAGATCAGGACGACGCTGCCGTGCAGATCCGCTTTGCCTTTCGAGAGAACGTGCGCGGCGCCGAGCAGCATCGCGGTGTGCGCGTCGTGTCCGCAGGCGTGCATCTTCCCCGCGATCTCCGAGGCGAAGGGCAGCCCGGTGCGCTCCCCGATCGGCAGCGCGTCCATGTCGGCGCGCAGCCCGGCGACCGCTCCCGGCTTCGCGCCTTCGATTCGCGCGACGATCCCCGTTCCGGCGGCTCGCCGGTGCTCGATTCCGAGCGCGTCGAGTTCGCGCTCGACGAGCGCGGCCGTCTCGTGCTCCTCGAAGCCGAGCTCCGGCCGGCGATGAATCGACCGCCGCAGCTCGACGATTCGCGCGGCTAGGGCATCGTTTACCTCGGTCACCATTGCGAGCGAAGTTACCACACCGGTACTTTCGTTCCCGCCGCCGAAACGGTACGCATCGCAATGATGACCCCCGACCTCGCGTTCGCGCTTTTGATCAACCGCACGACCGCCTTCTACAAGGCCAGTCCTCCCACGTACATGACGTACGTCGAGCACACGCACGTTAGCGCGCCGACGCTCGGCCGGGCGCAGGATATCGATCGTTCGATCGCGGTACGCGTCGCCGACGACTACGCGGTCATGAAGGATCTGCCCAACGGCGGCGAGCGCGTCGGCCAGGCGTTTCCGATCGTCGCCTATTTCGATCCGATGTCGAGCTTCAAGTTTAGTTACTTCGCGAACCTCAAGCGCGTCGACATCGCGTTGGAGCGCGGCGCTCCCTTCACCCTCGCGATACCCGAGCCCGACCCAAGCGTCAACGTCGTCGTCCCGTACAATAGCTACTGGGCCGCCCGCTATGCCGCGGACTCGAACGACGCGGCGATCCATCTGCTGATCGATCCGACGCCCCGCGTGCGCCAGGGGCTCTATCCGTCGGAGATCGTCGAAGACGCAGCGACGCATCTGCCGTCGAAGATCGAGATGCGCGTCGCCGGGGGCAGCGACGAGATGATTTCCCTAGACTACTCCGTCGTGGACGGGCATTGGGTCATCGTCCACGGCACGTTCAGCCAGACGATGCACGTCGCGTTTCTCACGTATAAGATCGTCGCCGACATTACGTTCAGCGAGATTGCCTTTCCAACCGAGGCTCCAGATCCACGCTTGAGCGGTACGCCCGTGCCGGCTTCCGCTCCAACTCCGTAGGCGCTACCCACATATAAACGTTCGGGATCAGCAGCAGCGTCAGCACCAGCGAGCTGAAGACGCCCCCGATTACGACCATGCCGAGGCTGGACCGCGAGGCGGATCCCGGATCGAGCGCGAGCGCGAGCGGAACGTTGCCGGCCATCACCGAGAAGCTCGTCATGATGATCGGGCGGAACCTCGTGTGGGCGCTCTCCGTAATGGCGGAAAGCTTGTCGAGGCCGCGCGCTCGCAGGGTGTTGGCATAGTCCACCAAGAGTATCCCGTTCTTCGTCGCTATGCCGATCAGGAGAATCGTTCCGATCAGCGAGAAGAGGTTGAGCGTACGATGCGTTAGGAAGAGCGCTCCGATCGCGCCGATCGCGGCGACCGGAACCGAGAAGATGATGATGAGCGGCGAGACGTAGCTGTTGTAGAGCGCGACCATCAGCAGGTAGACGAGGACGATCGAGACGATCATCGAGAGCCCCATGCCGACGAGCGTCTGGTGCATGAAGTCCTGCTGGCCGAGCGGGGCCGGGCGCACGACGATGTTCGGCGGCAGATGGAGCGAAGGGAGCCGCTTGATCAGGCCGCGCTCGACGGCCGAGAGCGACGAGTTTCGGGCATAGTTGGCCGAGACGTGGATGACGTTGTTGCGATTCGTCCGCGTGATCAGCGGCGAGGTCGGCGTCGATTCGAAGCGCGCGATGTCGCCGAGATAGACGAGCCCGCCGCTCGAGGAGCGGATCGCGACGGACTTGAGAGCATCGATGCTCGTCTGGTAACTCTGCGGATAGATCACCTGCACTTGCTCGAGCCCCGAGGTCGTCTCGAACTGCGTCGCAACGCTGCCTCCGAACGCCGCGCCCGCCGCCTGGGCCGCCTGCCCGAGATCGACGCCGAGCGCCTGGGCCTTATTGCGATCGAACTGAATCGAGATCTCCGGGGCGAGCTGCGTCCCGCTGCTGTTGACGCTTATCGCGCCCGGCACTTTCTCCAGCAGCCTCTCCACTTGCAGCGCGTACGACGTCGGGTCGCCGCCGGTCACGTCGGTTACGAGAAAGTCTATGGGCTGCGCGTTGCCCCCGGCGGTCGAGGTGGCCGGGACGACGACGGCGGTTACGTCCTGCGGCAGATTCTTCTGCGCGAGATCGCGAAACTGCGTGACCCAGTACGACGTTGGGTGACGCCGTTTGTCCTTGAGCCAGATGTGGATCTGCCCGACGTTGCTCTGCGCGACGAACCCGCCGAACGAGGCGGCGTACGCCCCGGCGACCGCGGTGTTCGCGAACGTGTCGGGCGTGCCCAAAATCTTTTTTTCCAGATCGAACGTGCCGTTCTCGACCGTCGCGATCGGCGTGCCGATGGGATAGACCAGTTGAAGGTATATCTCGCCGCGATCCACTTGCGGAATGAACTCCTCGCCGACGGCGCCGAAGCCGACGAGTGCCAGCGCGAGCACGGTGCTCCCCGCGCAGAAGAGCGCGACCGCGCGGCCGTGCGCGAGGCTCCAGGGCAGGACGCGTTGCGTGTACCAGTTCCGCGTCTCGTCGAACTTTCGCCCGAACCAATCGACGATGCCCCAGGGCTTCCAGTGCGATCGCAGCGCCCAGAGACCGGCAAGCGTCGGCGTGATCGTGAAGGATACGAAGAGCGAGGTGAGCGTCGAGATGACGACGACGATCGCGAATTCCGCAATCTGCCGGCCGACCTGGCCCTGAATGAATGCGATTGGGAAAAAGACGACGACGTCCACGAGCGTGATCACGACGGCGGCGGCGCCGATCTCCTCGCGGCCTCGGACCGCCGCTTCCTCCGGCGGCTGCTCGAGCTCGGTGAAGTGGCGCTCGATGTTCTCCAGCACGACGGTGGAATCGTCCACGAGGATGCCGATCACGAGCGACATCCCGAGGAGCGAGATCGTGTCGATCGTGAGGTGCAGGAGCTTCATCGCCGTCACGGCGATCGCGAGCGAGGTCGGAATCGAGACGCAGACGACGATCGCGCTGCGCCACGACCGCAGGAAGAATACCATCGCGAGGCCGGTCAGCACGATCGCAAGGATCAGAGTCCGCGTGACGATCTGAATCTGCTGGTTGGTGAACTTCGATTGGACGTTGATGACGCGGAAGTGTATCTCGGGAAATTGCTTCTCGATCTGCGGAAGCGCCCGGAGGACGTTGTTCGACGCGTCGACCTCGCTGCCGTTCGCGCTCTTCTGCACCTGCATGAACAGCCCGGTCTCGCCGCTGATATGCGCGTATTGGAGGCGAGGCTCGTAGCTCTCCGTCACCGTTGCGACGTCGCCGACTCGAACGACCGAGTTGCTCGCGCTCCACGGATTGACGACGCCGGGGAGCGCCGCCATGCCGCCTTTATAATCCTCGACTTGGGCGCCCGTCGAGTTCGCGACCGATGCGAGCGCGCCGCCCGCGCGAACGATCGCGAGGTTGCGGACGCTGTCGAGGCTTTGAATGTCGCCCCGAATGTCGATCGTGGTCTGGCGGTTCGGCTCGTAAGCAAAGCCGCCGGGAACGCGCTGGTTGTCGGTTTGGAGCGTGCCGACCACGTCGTTGAGCGTCAGGTTCGCTGCGGCGAGCCGGACGGGGTCGACGACGACCTCGTAGGCGGGGGTGACCGAGCCGCCGACGTTGACGAACGAGATCCCCGGCACTTGCTCGATCTGCGGCGCGATAACGTTGACGGCGTAGAGCGCGAGTCGCGAGAGCGAGAGCTTCTCGGAGTAGATCGCGAGCGTGACGACGACCGACTGCGTCGGATCGTAGAGGTTTACCGTCGGCGGCGTAAGGTTCGTCGGCAGGTAGCGTTCCGCCGATTGAATGGCCTTATTCGTCAACGCGAGGTCGGTCGCGGTGTCTGAGCTGATGTCGAAGATCGCGGTGATCGTCGCCTGGCCTTGCTGCACGACGGAGTTAAACGTTTGGAGATCGGCCGTTCCGGCCAGGCTCTGCTCGATCGGCTGCACGATGTTGTCGCGCATCTCCGTCACCGAGGCGCCGCTGTAGCCGACGGATATCGTGACCGTCGGCTGCGTGACGTCCGGGTAGAGCTGCTTCACGATCGTTGCGGTCGAAAGGAGGCCGGCGAAGATCATGAGCGAGACGATGACGAAGACCAGCGTCGGCCGATTGATGAAGAGCCTGGTCAGGCTAAAGTTCACTGCTGGAACGAGACCTTCTCTCCGTCTCCCACGCTCGTCTGACCGTTGCTTACGATGCGAGTGCCCGCGGGCAATCCGGTGACGACCGACGTCGTGCCGTCGCTTGCGGTTTCGGCGACCTTGACGGTCTTGATGCTGCCGTCGGGCAGGACGGTCATGACCGCGTCGTGGTTGTCGTCGGTGAAGGCGCTCACCGGGACGCGTATGCCGCGAATCGGCGTCGTCGCGATCGTGCCCTGCACGACCATGCCGGGACGGAGCCGCTGCTGTGGGTTGGGGAGGAGCACTTTCACCTGAAAGTCGGTCGATCCCGGGTTGATCTCGTTGAGGACGCCCGTCACGCGACCGGCAAAATGCTGCGAGCCGCTGAGATCGACGGCGATGATGCTCGCAGGCGCGCCGTTTTCGATCCGCGCGACCTGCTGGCTCGACGCGTGCAGCACGGCGTAGATCGGATTGACCTGCTGCAGCGTGAATATCTCTCGATTCCCGGGATACTCGCCGGGATTGATGTTGCGGTTGACGACGACGCCGTCGATCGGCGAAACGATCGTTGCCTTCGCGATCTGCACGCGCACCTGATCGGCCTGCGCGAGCGCTACCTTCACCTGCGCCTGCGACTGTTGCACCGCGGAAGCCTGAAGCCCGCCGCCGGAGAGATTTCCGTTCGCCTGCACCGTCGAGCGCGCCGAGGCGAGGTTGGCGTTCGCCGAGCTCAACGCTTGCTCGTCGTTCTTCACGATCGTCGCCTGCGCGTCCGCCGACTGCTGCGAGATGTATCCCTGCGCGAGCAGATTCTGGTCGCGCTGCAAGTTCAGCCGGTCGTTCGCGAGCGTCTGCTTCGCCTGCGCGACGGCGGCTTCGTCGGTCTGCTGCGTGTCCACGCCCTGCGCGATCGAGAGCGATCCTTGGTAGACGGTATGGGTGGCGCTGGCCCGATTGCTATTTGCGGTTGCGAGGTCCGATTCAAGTTGCGCCTCGAGATCGGCCGTGTCGAGCCGCGCAAGCACCTGCCCCGCTTTTACGGGATCGCCTTCGCGAACGAGCACGGAATCCGCAGGCTCGGCGAGCGTGCTCTGCATCGCGACGTTCTGATACGGGGCGACGATCCCGGCGAGCTGCCGGCCGGGCTCGATCTCGCCGAAGGCGGCGACCGAGGTCTCTACGAACGGGGCCGCCTGCGCGGGGGCTTGGCGCGCCGCGCAGCCGCTTCCGGCCAGGATGGCGAAAGCGAGGGGGAAGAGCGGCGAGGGCCTGGCGCTCGGCTTCATGGCTGGCCCGATTGTAACGAAAGGCTGCGTTCGGAGTCCTGGAGTGAGTCTGAGAATGAGCGAGGGTGAGCCGCCGCGCGTCCTGGTCGTCGACGACGAACGGGGCCTGCGCGAGCTGCTCGAACTCGGGCTGGGACAAGCCGGTTTCTCGGTCCGCAGCGTGACCGAGGAGTCGGCCGCATTTGCGGTGCTCGAGTCGTGGCAGCCGGACGTGATCGTCCTCGACGTCATGCTCCCCGGTCGCGATGGGTTCGAGCTGCTTCCCGAGATACGGCGGCTGACGACCGCGCCCGTCGTAATGCTCACGGCGCGCACCGAGGTTGCCCAGCGCGTCGCCGGCCTCTCCGCGGGGGCCGACGATTACGTCGGCAAACCGTTCGACCTCGAAGAGTTGGTCGCACGGCTACGGACGCTTCTGCGGCGCCCGCAGATCGAACGGCGCGAGACTTTGACCTACGAGGATCTCAGCATAGACGTTCCCAGTCGCGCTGTCTACCGAGGCAACCGCCGCATCGAGCTCTCGGCGCGGGAGTTCGATCTTCTTCGCGTCTTCGCGGAGAATGCGGGAGAGGTGCTCACCCGCTCGCAGCTGCTCGATATGGTCTGGGGCATCGATCGCGACGTGATCCCGAACACCGTCGAGACCTACGTCTCGTTTCTTCGCGCGAAGATCGATAGCGGCGAGTCCGTAAAGCTCATTCAAACGCTGCGTGGCGCCGGCTACGCGTTGCGTGCGGCCGCGCCGTGAGCACGCGGCTCGCGCGCCGGATCCAGACGCTCGCCGCGATCGAGATCTCGCTGCTGCTCTCCGCACTGCTGATCGCCGGCGCGCTGCTCGCCTTCGGCTTCTATATCCACACGCTCCAGAACGAGTTGAGCGGCACGCGAGCGCAACTGCTCGCCGCGCTCTCGCGAGCGCCGTTGCCGAACGCGCGGGCGGGAGGCAACTTCGCCGGATCGCTCCTGCTCGGAACGGGCAGCGAGATCGTCTTTCTCGACGCGACGACGCGCGTGACGGTCTATCGCTTCCACCGCGCGGATCCGCAGCCGATCGTCGTCGTGCGAAACCGCGGCGACCTTTCGGGCGATCCTCGTCCCTCCGGCCCGCTCACGCGGGTCATTCTCGGGCTCGCGACGGCCTTCGGTCTTCAATCGCTCTACGCACACGTCGGAGCGCTCTACATCATCGTCAAGAGCAACGACCTTACGCTCGTCTCGAGCGTCCGCGCCTTCGCGCTTCCGCTGCTCGTCGCGCTCCTCGTCGCCGTCGCGTTGGGCTTCATGATCGCGCGCGTTCTAACGCGGCAGGCGCTGCGGCCGCTCGACGACGTAACGGCCGCGCTCCAGCGCTTCGCGTCCGGCGACCTCACGCCGCAGCTCATCGCGGCCGACCAGCGCCACGAATTAGGGGCGCTGGCCGCCGCCTACAACGGGGCGATCGAACAGATGGAACGCGCGTTTGCGGCCCGCGACCGAGCGAACTCCGGGATGCGGCAGTTCATCGCGGACGCCGGGCACCAGTTGCGAACGCCGCTGACCGTCGTACAGGGCTTCATTGCGATCCTGCGGCGCGGCGGCTTCGAGAGCCCGCCCGACCGCGATCGCATCCTCGACACGATGAACGATCAGAGCCGCATCATGGGCTCGCTCATCGATAAGCTCATCCTCCTCGAACGGTGGGAGAGCGTCGACGGAGAACCGCCCGCCGCGCCGATCGACGTCGGCACGCTCGTCGCCGATCTCGTCGCGCCGATCGCCGACGCGCATCCGAATCGCCGGTTCGCGCTCGCGACGCCGCCCGGAATACTCGCCTCGATCGATCCGACGGAGCTCGGGCACGTCGTGACCAACCTGGCAGACAACGCCCTGAAATACGGCGTCGGTGAGATCACGATCGCGGTGCGCTCGCAGCGCGGCGACGCGGTAATCGAGGTCGCCGATCAAGGCCCCGGCATCGCCTCGAGCGACTCCACTCGCGTCTTCGATCGGTTCTATCGGGGCGCGCAGCGCGACGTCTCCGGCTCCGGACTCGGCCTCGCCATCGTAAAGCGCGCGGTCGAACGCGCGCACGGCACCATATCGCTCGACACTAGCCCGTCAGGCTCACGCTTCACGGTCCGCTTACCCCTGCGCCCTTCGTCCTTCGACACGCGCGCTTCGCGCGCGGCTCAGGTTGACACCAGAAATTCACGATGACACGCTAGGAGGCGCCGGCTGACGTAATGCTAAGGAGGCTCCGACCGACGAGCGGAGCCATGGATGGCGAGAGCGAGGAGGCGGCGCAGCCTGAGCGCAGCCGTGATGGCGGAGCGAAGAGCGTCTCCGAAGCGTTACGTCAGCCGGCGACGACGATTATCTGGCGGAGAGGGTGAGATTCGAACTCACGGAACGCTCAACACGTTCGCCCGCTTTCGAGGCGGGTGCCTTCAACCACTCGACCACCTCTCCGAGGCCTTGGGTTGGGATGACCCGCGCGTTATACCTGCTTGCTCTCCGAGCGGCGCTCTCGGAAGAAGCGCTGCAGCTGCGCTGCAGCTTCCGCTTCCAGAACTCCGGCCGTCACGTCGATGCGGTGGTTCGTGCTCGGCGAGCGGAGGATATTGAAAGCGCCGCCGTCGGCCCCGCCCTTCGGGTCGCGCGCGCCGTAGACGACGCGTTTGATCCGCGCCGCGATCATCGCGCCGGCGCACATGACGCACGGCTCCTTCGTTACGTAGAGCGTCGCCTCCGAGAGCCTCCACGCACCGGCACGCCGCGCGGCTTCCCGTAAGAGCAGCATCTCGGCGTGTGCCGTAGGATCGCGGCGGCTCTCCTTCTCGTTCTTCGCTTCGAGGACGAGACCGCCGGCGACGAGGATCGCGCCGATCGGCACGTCGCCGCAGCGTCGCGCTTCCTCCGCCAGCTCGAGCGCGCGTCGCAGGCGCGTTTCGTCGTCAGTCATCGGCTTTAGCGATCGCGAATGCGCGCCCGGAGGGATTCGAACCCCCGATCCCAGCCTTCGGAGGGCTGTGCGTTATCCAGCTACGCTACGGGCGCACGCGATCGCGGCTACGTTCGAGGGGCGTCGGGCGGCGAGCCCGCGCTCGGGATGTGCTTGAAGAGATCGAGTTTATGATCGACGAGCGTACGGTAGAACTTGCGCACGCAATCCGGATGCCCGAAAAAGTACGTGCGCGCGTATGCGAGGTCTTCGCCGGAACTGTCCGGCACGTAGTGTGAGATCTCGATCTCCTCCATCTGGC is drawn from Candidatus Binatia bacterium and contains these coding sequences:
- a CDS encoding response regulator transcription factor; the protein is MSEGEPPRVLVVDDERGLRELLELGLGQAGFSVRSVTEESAAFAVLESWQPDVIVLDVMLPGRDGFELLPEIRRLTTAPVVMLTARTEVAQRVAGLSAGADDYVGKPFDLEELVARLRTLLRRPQIERRETLTYEDLSIDVPSRAVYRGNRRIELSAREFDLLRVFAENAGEVLTRSQLLDMVWGIDRDVIPNTVETYVSFLRAKIDSGESVKLIQTLRGAGYALRAAAP
- a CDS encoding efflux RND transporter periplasmic adaptor subunit, producing MKPSARPSPLFPLAFAILAGSGCAARQAPAQAAPFVETSVAAFGEIEPGRQLAGIVAPYQNVAMQSTLAEPADSVLVREGDPVKAGQVLARLDTADLEAQLESDLATANSNRASATHTVYQGSLSIAQGVDTQQTDEAAVAQAKQTLANDRLNLQRDQNLLAQGYISQQSADAQATIVKNDEQALSSANANLASARSTVQANGNLSGGGLQASAVQQSQAQVKVALAQADQVRVQIAKATIVSPIDGVVVNRNINPGEYPGNREIFTLQQVNPIYAVLHASSQQVARIENGAPASIIAVDLSGSQHFAGRVTGVLNEINPGSTDFQVKVLLPNPQQRLRPGMVVQGTIATTPIRGIRVPVSAFTDDNHDAVMTVLPDGSIKTVKVAETASDGTTSVVTGLPAGTRIVSNGQTSVGDGEKVSFQQ
- a CDS encoding HAMP domain-containing sensor histidine kinase, whose amino-acid sequence is MSTRLARRIQTLAAIEISLLLSALLIAGALLAFGFYIHTLQNELSGTRAQLLAALSRAPLPNARAGGNFAGSLLLGTGSEIVFLDATTRVTVYRFHRADPQPIVVVRNRGDLSGDPRPSGPLTRVILGLATAFGLQSLYAHVGALYIIVKSNDLTLVSSVRAFALPLLVALLVAVALGFMIARVLTRQALRPLDDVTAALQRFASGDLTPQLIAADQRHELGALAAAYNGAIEQMERAFAARDRANSGMRQFIADAGHQLRTPLTVVQGFIAILRRGGFESPPDRDRILDTMNDQSRIMGSLIDKLILLERWESVDGEPPAAPIDVGTLVADLVAPIADAHPNRRFALATPPGILASIDPTELGHVVTNLADNALKYGVGEITIAVRSQRGDAVIEVADQGPGIASSDSTRVFDRFYRGAQRDVSGSGLGLAIVKRAVERAHGTISLDTSPSGSRFTVRLPLRPSSFDTRASRAAQVDTRNSR
- the tadA gene encoding tRNA adenosine(34) deaminase TadA, with amino-acid sequence MTDDETRLRRALELAEEARRCGDVPIGAILVAGGLVLEAKNEKESRRDPTAHAEMLLLREAARRAGAWRLSEATLYVTKEPCVMCAGAMIAARIKRVVYGARDPKGGADGGAFNILRSPSTNHRIDVTAGVLEAEAAAQLQRFFRERRSESKQV